ATCGACGCCGGCCTGATCGAGCGCGACGTGGAGCTCTACTTCAGCGGGTACGTGAAGCCCATTTACGACGAGGACCCTTCCCCCGAGAATGGCATATGCTGCAAGGCGTTGGGACCGATCGGCGCCTGGTGGACCGCGGGTTTCGACGGTGGCGAGAACGCTGTGATCGGATTCACCACTCCGTACGCCGACTACGTGCTCATGTCGCCCAGCGAGCAGTACGCGCCcttcatcgacgccatcaaggaAAAGATCTACATGAGCAAGTTGGTGATCGAGACGGTCGTGAAGGACCCGAACACCACGTACGAGGACCTGCTCAACAAACTCGAGCTGACGCCCCCGCCTCAGGGCATCGCCAAGTTCACTGAGGACGCGCTGCTTCGAAATGCCCAGTTCGTAATCGATCAGGTGCAGAGTTTCGACGTTACCGGAGACGACGACGAGGCGCACCTGATCGTGACGCCCTGCTTGCGGAGCTTGGTTAACCTGGCTGGCGTGACGTTGGGTCAGCGGCGAGCGATGCGGCGCGGTCGACGCAAAGCGTTGCCCAAGAAGTCCGTCTGTACGTTGGCTACGACAACGCCGCTCGTACGAGACGTCTTCGAGGTGCTGTTCCACGGTCAGATCGATGACAAGGCTTCCAACGCTGCCCGTCGCAAGCGGTGTGGAGTTTGCGAAGCGTGCCAGTCGGCCGACTGTGGCAAGTGCAGGCCGTGCAAGGACATGGTGAAGTTTGGAGGCACGGGCAGGCAGAAGCAGTGCTGCATAGAGCGGCGCTGCCTCAACAAGGTCTTCCAGGaagcggaagaagacgatggcgACACGGAAGAGATGGAGGACAAGCTCGACCGCAAGGCCGTGCAGGCAGAGGCGCCTGCGTCGCGCAAGACGATGCAGCGCGGTGGCAGCCACGTCTGCTGGGTTGACGACAAGCCGGTCGCCACGCTCAACAAGAAATCGTACTTCTCGCGTGCCGTGGTCAACGGCCACGAGCTGCGATGGGGCGACTTCGTGCTCGTCACCCCCACGGATCCCGGTACACCGCTGTACGTGGCCCGAATCGTCTACATGTACGAAACTCCATGGGGCGAGAAGATGTTCCACGCGCACTGGTTTTGGAGGGGTTCGGACACCGTGCTGGGCGAATCGTCCGATCCTCGCGAGCTCTTTCTCGCCAACGAATGCGAGAACCAGAGTCTCAGCACAGTGAACGACCTCTGTACGGTGGTGCTCAAACCTGCAGCCCAGGACTGGTTTTCTCGCGGTGGCGTGCACAGTTTGGAGGCCGAATGCGTGCTGCAGGGTGACGACGACGGAAGGTCATTCTTCTACCAGAAGGCCTACGAACCGGAGCACGCGCGCTTCATCGACCCGCCCGAACTGTCTTGCCCAGAGGAGTGCGACGTGACGCAAGCTTGTACCTCGTGTCGTCATGCAGAAGCGCAGGGGAAACTGGAGACTCCTGTTCCGGGAGAGGTCATCGAGGAAGATGGCGGCAAACTCTGCTATTCGAGCATCTTATTCCAGGGCAACTCGTTCTGCGTCAGCGAGTGTGTCTTCCTGGAGCCGGATGCGTTCCAGTTTGACTTCAAGCCGCCCAAGAGCAAGAACAAGGGCAGCATCAAAAAGGAAGACGTGGACGAGGACATATACCCAGAGTACTACCGCAAACGTTCCGAGTACATCAAGGGATCGAACGCCGACGTACCCGAACCCTTCAAGATCGGCAAGATCGTATCCATTTATAGAAAATCAGGCAGTGGTGATGCCAAAAACGAGCCCGAAAGGTTCAGGCTGAGGGTCAAGAAATTTTACCGCTCCGAGAACACGCATCAGCCAAAGCTGGACACCAACCTCTGCCTCTTGTACTACTCCGAAGAAGAGGCTGTGGTCGGGCTGAACAAGGTGTGCGGCAAGTGCTACATTGTGTACAGCGAAAACCTGGCTGAGGATGTCGAAGACTATCTTCGCCGAGGCCCTCACCGTTTCTACTTTACCGAAGCGTACGACAGTGAGACCAAGCGTTTCGTGGAGCCTTCATCCAAGGCACGCATGATGGGTTGTCTCGGCAAGGGCAAGGGTAAGAAAGGCAAGAGTTCGAGCAATGCCGTCAACATCGAACCGCCCGAAGAGTACTACGTGCCGCAGCGCAAGCTACGCAGTCTCGACGTCTTCGCGGGCTGCGGAGGCCTGTCTGAGGGATTCCACCAGGCCGGCGTCAGCGAGTCCTGCTGGGCCATCGAGCGGGAAGAGCCCGCCGCCACAGCCTTCCGTCTGAACTTCCCGGACGCCACCATCTTCACCGACGACTGCAATCGTCTCTTGCGCCTGGTAATGGACGGCGAGACCGTCAACGAGCATGGGCAGACGCTGCCGCAGAAGGGAGACGTCGAGCTGCTCTGCGGCGGACCTCCGTGCCAGGGCTTCAGCGGCATGAACCGCTTCAACTCAAGGCAGTACTCCCAGTTCAAGAACTCGCTCATTGCCTCATACCTGAGCTACTGCGAGTACTACCGGCCGCGCTTCTTCTTGCTCGAGAACGTGCGCAACTTCGTCTCGTTCAAGCGCAGCATGGTTCTCAAGCTGACCCTGCGCTGCCTCATCAGCATGGGTTACCAGTGCACCTTCGGCGTGCTTCAGGCCGGCAACTACGGAGTACCGCAGACTCGTAGGAGAGCCATCATCCTGGCGGCTGCCCCGGGAGAAAAGCTTCCGCTCTACCCGGAACCGCAGCATGTGTTCGCTCCTCGGGCCTGCCAGCTGACCGTAATGGTGGACGACCGCAAGTATCTGTCCAACTGCAAGTGGTCGTCGTCCGCTCCGCTCAGGACCATCACCGTCCGCGACGCCATGTCGGACCTGCCCGAGATCCGCAACGGCGCCAAGTTCGACGAGATTCCGTACGGCGCCCAGGCCCTGACCCCGTTCCAGAAAAGTCTCCGCGCCGGTGGCGCGGTGCTGCGGGATCACGTGTGCAAGGAGATGGCGCCCGTGGTCGAAGCCCGCATGCGGCACATTCCCCTGGCCCCGGGCTCCGACTGGCGCGACCTGCCCAACACCGTCGTGCGGCTCTCGGACGGTGTGACGTACACCAAGAAGCTGTGCTACACGCACCACGACGCCAAGAACGGCAAGTCGTCAACTGGTGCCCTCCGCGGGGTCTGCCCCTGTGCCTCGGACAAGCCGTGCGACCCGCTGTGCCGACAAGACAACACGCTGATCCCGTGGTGCCTGCCGCACACGGGCAACCGACACAACCACTGGGCAGGGCTGTACGGTCGACTCGAGTGGGACGGGTTCTTCAGCACCACCGTGACCAACCCGGAGCCGATGGGCAAGCAGGGCCGAGTTCTGCACCCCGAGCAGCACCGCGTCGTGAGCGTGCGGGAGTGTGCTAGGTCGCAGGGGTTCCCGGACACTTACCGCTTCTTCGGCACCATCCTGGACAGACATCGGCAAGTTGGCAACGCCGTGCCGCCACCCATGGCGCGGGCTATCGGGCGCGAAATCCTCAAGTGCCTAGCTGACGAAAAGGACAACTGACTCTATAGCGCTGAAATGTGACGATCAAGTGTGCCTTTGGGGAGGATATGGCTCCGAAACTCCGGAAAATGTACGTTTTTGGTGCTCACTGTTTTTAGATTGTCACATGCGGTTCGGCCGCTGTGTGTTTCTATGTGCTGTTTTTAATCCACGGATATTTGCTTTTTGATCTCCGAGGAAAATTGTACCTTTGCTAGACTGCCTTTTTACACTCAGCGGCAAATTTATGTCGGTTTGTAGCTTTAATTAAGCGTTTAGATATTGCCTTATGGCCTCTTGCCGTCTGCAAGAAACGGGCACACGGAAGGCGACTGTTGTGTTGGAAAGGCAATTTCCTGCTGCACTGTATATAATGATTTTATATCACTATTTTTTATGCACCTTAAATAAAGAAAGCCCATGGTACATATTATTTAAGTGTGAAGATAGTGGGTGTTTTCAGCGTGTTCTGTTTAAATGTATCAAGTCATTAAAAGTACAACGAACTAGTTCGCTCTGAACCGTTACTTTGGCGTTTCTGCGTGTCGTAGCTTGAGTGCGCGACCTTACAAAGTTTTCTGACAACGGTCTTCCCAGTGGGCGCATTCATTTAGAGCCGTGCGAGTTCCAACTATCAGTACTTAATGAGACGTCGTTGCTGAGGTTGTAATTACGTTTAGATTGTTGTCACGCTTGGCAAAGCTGACGGGTTCGCTGTACGGTTGAGTGGAAATCGTGTTTTACCATGGTGTCATGTTTCATACAACCAGTGTTTGATGTGTAAAAGTTTTACGCTCATTGGACGATTAAATGATCTTTTTCATGTACACCTCGAGTGTGCTTGTGTTTTGTTTTACTATCCGCCTCCGCGGTGGCTGAGCGGTGTTGGCATGCTgttgctcagcacgaggtcgccaGTGGGAGTCCCGACCGAAGTGAGCATCTTTATCAAACCTTCGCTGGCTTTCATGACCGCCGCCACAGCTAGGCGTCACCACTGTGCACGTGACATCATAGGTGTTCGCAGTCAGGATTAGAGTATTGGTTTCCTAATAATTCTAGTCGGCATGCGACAGTTGCGCTCTTCGGCAGATCAGTCGGTTTTCTGAGGGAAACTGACTGCAATACTCTGCGCTGTAGAAATTAGTCATCTTACATTTTAAACTGGCTACGAACTTGGATGACATGCTTACGACTCTTGAATTGGTAACAGTCGTCTGACTCGTTTCAAAATGTTAGTGTAATTACTACCTCTAGTTTTCCTAAAGTATGATCCCAAGAAAATTGCTTAAATTATCGCGCCTTCTCCATTCTCAATGCCTTTCGGAATGCATTTTCTTAAACATACTGTAGattacccgctgtggttgcttagggCATGTACATGCTCGAGCCACCCATCGCCGCAAGCcacaccgccctcgcgcggtccgcttaaaatggcc
The DNA window shown above is from Dermacentor silvarum isolate Dsil-2018 chromosome 1, BIME_Dsil_1.4, whole genome shotgun sequence and carries:
- the LOC119437376 gene encoding DNA (cytosine-5)-methyltransferase 1 yields the protein METVNAVPVSTVKLDTTNGKCSSDEKCGGANGGSDDREGTDDKEELPSPPAAKLKGGKRKRRSNGDAAGGSQPTLTALFSQMAKRVKSEKKPAVAEVSYTRCSDCRQVLDAAELRLFEGDPADAVDEFSALTDPRLSVFDNEAAIDDGGDDVMDTPQHKLTQFAVYDRHTHLCPIDAGLIERDVELYFSGYVKPIYDEDPSPENGICCKALGPIGAWWTAGFDGGENAVIGFTTPYADYVLMSPSEQYAPFIDAIKEKIYMSKLVIETVVKDPNTTYEDLLNKLELTPPPQGIAKFTEDALLRNAQFVIDQVQSFDVTGDDDEAHLIVTPCLRSLVNLAGVTLGQRRAMRRGRRKALPKKSVCTLATTTPLVRDVFEVLFHGQIDDKASNAARRKRCGVCEACQSADCGKCRPCKDMVKFGGTGRQKQCCIERRCLNKVFQEAEEDDGDTEEMEDKLDRKAVQAEAPASRKTMQRGGSHVCWVDDKPVATLNKKSYFSRAVVNGHELRWGDFVLVTPTDPGTPLYVARIVYMYETPWGEKMFHAHWFWRGSDTVLGESSDPRELFLANECENQSLSTVNDLCTVVLKPAAQDWFSRGGVHSLEAECVLQGDDDGRSFFYQKAYEPEHARFIDPPELSCPEECDVTQACTSCRHAEAQGKLETPVPGEVIEEDGGKLCYSSILFQGNSFCVSECVFLEPDAFQFDFKPPKSKNKGSIKKEDVDEDIYPEYYRKRSEYIKGSNADVPEPFKIGKIVSIYRKSGSGDAKNEPERFRLRVKKFYRSENTHQPKLDTNLCLLYYSEEEAVVGLNKVCGKCYIVYSENLAEDVEDYLRRGPHRFYFTEAYDSETKRFVEPSSKARMMGCLGKGKGKKGKSSSNAVNIEPPEEYYVPQRKLRSLDVFAGCGGLSEGFHQAGVSESCWAIEREEPAATAFRLNFPDATIFTDDCNRLLRLVMDGETVNEHGQTLPQKGDVELLCGGPPCQGFSGMNRFNSRQYSQFKNSLIASYLSYCEYYRPRFFLLENVRNFVSFKRSMVLKLTLRCLISMGYQCTFGVLQAGNYGVPQTRRRAIILAAAPGEKLPLYPEPQHVFAPRACQLTVMVDDRKYLSNCKWSSSAPLRTITVRDAMSDLPEIRNGAKFDEIPYGAQALTPFQKSLRAGGAVLRDHVCKEMAPVVEARMRHIPLAPGSDWRDLPNTVVRLSDGVTYTKKLCYTHHDAKNGKSSTGALRGVCPCASDKPCDPLCRQDNTLIPWCLPHTGNRHNHWAGLYGRLEWDGFFSTTVTNPEPMGKQGRVLHPEQHRVVSVRECARSQGFPDTYRFFGTILDRHRQVGNAVPPPMARAIGREILKCLADEKDN